GAGCGACCTCGGGCTCGACAACATCGTCCCGAACCCGCGCTATCTCACGATCAACCGCGTCATGAACGCGGCCCGAGGCGAGGCCTACGATCTCAGCATCAAGGGCATCGACGAGCTCATGCTCAAACACGACTCGATCATGTTCGAGGCGTGCAACGCGAGCTTCCAGGTGCACCTCCAGGTGGCCGAGCCCGAGCGCTTCGCCCACTTCTACGACATCGCGCAGCTCCTCTTGGCGCCCACGCTCGCCGTCGCCACGAACTCACCCACGCTCTTCGGCAAGCGGCTCTGGGCCGAGACGCGCATCGCGCTCTTCGAGCAGTCGTGCGACATCCGCGCGCCGAGCCACCACCTCCGCGAGCGCACCGCGCGCGTGAACTTCGGCAAGGGCTGGGTGCGGAACAGCGTGCTCGACATTTTCAAAGAGAACGTCATGCGGTTCCGGCCCCTCGTCGGCACCGAAGAAGAAGAGGACGCGCTCGCCACGCTCGACGCCGGGAAAATCCCCGAGCTCCGCGCCCTCCGGCTCCACAACGGCACGATCTACCGGTGGAACCGCGCGTGTTATGGCATCTCCGAGAACGGCAAGCCGCACCTCCGCATCGAGCTCCGCTGCCTCCCCGCAGGGCCGACGATCGTCGACGAGGTCGCGAACGCTGCCTTCTGGCTCGGCCTCATGACCGAGCTCGGCGCCACGATCGAGGATCTCCCCTCACGGCTCGAGTTCGACCTCGCCCAGGCGAACTTCTACGCCGCTGCCCGCGACGGGCTCACGGCTCGCTTCACGTGGCTCGACGGCGAAGAGGTGGTGGCGCAGCCCTTCGTGGCCGATCGACTCTTGCCCCTCGCCGAGGCCGGGCTCGCCCGCGCCGGGGTCGACGACGCCGACGCGAAGAAGTACCTCGGCATCGTCGATCGCCGCGTGCGCTCCTTGCGCACGGGCTCTCGCTGGATGCTCCAGTCGCTCGCGGGCATGCAGTCGAAGGGGTCTCACGGAGAGCGCCTCGCCGCGCTCGTGTCGGCCACGATCGACCGCCAAAAGAGCGGAAAACCCGTGTCGGAGTGGGAGCGCGCCCGCCTCGACGAGGTGCTCCCGAAGCGCACCGGGTACAACAAGGTCTCGCACTACATGCAGACCGACGTGCTCACCGTCCAACCGGACGACTCGGTCGAGATGGTCTCCGACCTCATGAGCTGGGAGCGCATCCGGTACCTCCCCGTCGAGGACGCGCAGGGCAAGCTCGTGGGGCTCGTGTCGCTGCGCGCCGTGCTGCGGCACATGGCCGAACAAGCCAAGCTGCCCACGCGCGGAGAGGACACGGCCGCGGTCGCCGACATCATGCGCAACGATCTCGTCACGGTGTCCCCCGACTCGCAGACCCTCGAGGCCATCTCGCTCATGCGGCGCCACCGCATCGGGTGCTTGCCGGTCGTGCAGAACGGGAGCCTCGTCGGCGTCATCACCGAAGAAGACTTCATGGAGATCGCGGCCGACCTGCTCGAAGGTCAGGTCGGGCCCGTCGAGCCTCCATCCACGCACCCGCGCAGGAGGACCCGGACGTGAGCCACGAAGACGCCCCCAAGCCGTTCGAAATATCCCGCAAAATCGGGCACTTGCACGGCAAACGCCCCGGGCCCACCGTCATCGCGATCGGCGGGATCCACGGCAACGAGACGGCCGGGATCGTCGCGGGGCGGCGCGTGCTCGAGCGGCTCGCCCACGAAGAGCTTCGGGGTGACCTCGTGCTCTTCGGCGGCAACCTCGCGGCGATGCGAAAGAACGTCCGCTACGTCGCGAAGGACATGAACCGTGTCTGGGTCGA
The DNA window shown above is from Myxococcales bacterium and carries:
- a CDS encoding CBS domain-containing protein encodes the protein MDRMRGAPMENEARKEDTREHKSISGDLSGDQRRRYMRQVLRDLRGLERMLSGGMFERGVSRIGAEQEMFLVDATFGCAPMALETLVRLADPAHYTTELGRFNLELNADPQPLAGKGLAQLERQLGDLYGNIQKRCAEIGIQPVMVGILPTIEQSDLGLDNIVPNPRYLTINRVMNAARGEAYDLSIKGIDELMLKHDSIMFEACNASFQVHLQVAEPERFAHFYDIAQLLLAPTLAVATNSPTLFGKRLWAETRIALFEQSCDIRAPSHHLRERTARVNFGKGWVRNSVLDIFKENVMRFRPLVGTEEEEDALATLDAGKIPELRALRLHNGTIYRWNRACYGISENGKPHLRIELRCLPAGPTIVDEVANAAFWLGLMTELGATIEDLPSRLEFDLAQANFYAAARDGLTARFTWLDGEEVVAQPFVADRLLPLAEAGLARAGVDDADAKKYLGIVDRRVRSLRTGSRWMLQSLAGMQSKGSHGERLAALVSATIDRQKSGKPVSEWERARLDEVLPKRTGYNKVSHYMQTDVLTVQPDDSVEMVSDLMSWERIRYLPVEDAQGKLVGLVSLRAVLRHMAEQAKLPTRGEDTAAVADIMRNDLVTVSPDSQTLEAISLMRRHRIGCLPVVQNGSLVGVITEEDFMEIAADLLEGQVGPVEPPSTHPRRRTRT